A part of Myxococcus landrumus genomic DNA contains:
- the rplE gene encoding 50S ribosomal protein L5: protein MADEKKAEQKEKKAKRGKKEEAKKVGFAANIEEGLESKPARLKIRFHKEGVPALMKELGLKNPMEVPRLQKIVVNMGLGEALANNKILESAVDQLAAITGQKPIVTRARKSIANFKLRQGQAIGAAVTLRGARMFEFMDRLITVALPRVRDFKGVSPKAFDGKGNYTLGVREQIIFPEINYDQIEKVKGLNISFVTTARNDEQGLALMRHFGMPFRQ, encoded by the coding sequence ATGGCTGACGAGAAGAAGGCCGAGCAGAAGGAAAAGAAGGCGAAGCGGGGCAAGAAGGAAGAGGCCAAGAAGGTTGGCTTCGCGGCGAACATCGAGGAAGGCCTCGAGAGCAAGCCGGCCCGCCTGAAGATTCGCTTCCACAAGGAAGGGGTGCCCGCCCTGATGAAGGAGCTGGGCCTCAAGAATCCGATGGAAGTTCCGCGCCTGCAGAAGATCGTCGTCAACATGGGTCTGGGCGAGGCGCTCGCCAACAACAAGATCCTGGAGTCGGCGGTGGACCAGCTCGCGGCGATCACGGGCCAGAAGCCCATCGTGACGCGCGCCCGGAAGTCCATCGCGAACTTCAAGTTGCGTCAGGGCCAGGCCATCGGTGCCGCCGTCACGCTGCGTGGCGCCCGCATGTTCGAGTTCATGGACCGCCTCATCACCGTGGCGCTGCCGCGCGTGCGTGACTTCAAGGGCGTGTCCCCGAAGGCGTTCGACGGGAAGGGCAACTACACGCTCGGCGTCCGCGAGCAGATCATCTTCCCCGAAATCAACTACGACCAGATCGAGAAGGTGAAGGGGCTCAACATCAGCTTCGTCACCACCGCGCGGAATGACGAGCAGGGGCTGGCGCTGATGCGTCACTTCGGCATGCCGTTCCGCCAGTAA
- the rplX gene encoding 50S ribosomal protein L24 — protein MQKLKVGDTVQVQAGAEASEKTPATKRGKVLKIDRESGRVTVEGLRLVKRHLRKTPQNPEGGIVEKPGTIALASVQVVCAKCDKATRVGVKTEGEKHQRFCKKCKALID, from the coding sequence ATGCAGAAACTGAAGGTGGGAGACACGGTTCAGGTCCAGGCCGGTGCCGAGGCCTCCGAGAAGACCCCCGCGACGAAGCGCGGCAAGGTGCTGAAGATTGACCGGGAATCAGGCCGCGTGACGGTGGAAGGCCTGCGACTGGTCAAGCGTCACCTGCGCAAGACGCCCCAGAACCCCGAAGGTGGCATTGTCGAGAAGCCCGGCACCATCGCCCTGGCCAGTGTCCAGGTCGTGTGCGCCAAGTGCGACAAGGCGACCCGCGTGGGAGTCAAGACCGAGGGTGAGAAGCACCAGCGCTTCTGCAAGAAGTGCAAGGCGCTGATTGACTAG